The sequence gagcataaaggggagtgatttgccttttgaatcatagccatgatagatatcactaaggatgaaaagatgaaatgtagggattttggtttttgattgataagagaaatggtgaagttgatttgttcattgtgattgatggattgtgggatgagtcactttgcctaaaaaaactactcaccttaccaaagagccctcattacaacccaatgaaagccctttttgatctctatttataacacattgaagcatagagagttaggacaaatggcaagcctatggtagattgcatgcattgtttcgaattgagtgtaaacacgtccattctaaacacttgagagtcgagtgcatcattgaaacattcaccttgtgaggattcaagcttggaggctataatgttgaacttactatcacttgtgacttcttgaaatgcatatctacttgtgatacactagtgaaatattttgaaaaaattgaagcccttgaaatgacaccaattcattctcacatgtttgttatcttttatttctcttctctttgttgtttggggacaaacaacgctttaagtttgggggggttgacaaacatggttttcgtacctcaatatcgcatgaattgttgtcattttcccccatgaattgattgctaatatgtgtttgtatcccaattttgagttttgttgagttttaattccttggtgtagttttggagtgatttcagggaaaatcaagaattaattggaggattttgaagacatgagatcgaagtacgtctcgagaggaatccgtgagcgcaaacggcgaccaaatccgagtccggacgagggagaacggagcaaaacgagcggactgtgcaaaacgcccagtaccccgcggtcaccacccgcggccgcggggtaagaccgcgggtcagctgttcccgactcaggagacacccgcggtcaccacccgcggccgcggggcgggaccgcgggtcccctgagcatcccccacgtttgaaggccgcggacgcgggccgtgaccgcgggaaaagggcggggctcccccaaatggaccccaaacgcgattttagcctcaaaactccatttttctcttcctttccccattcattcaccacacacacccacttcatcttccccaacactccatttccaaaccctagcctctattctctaccattttttctctcttccacacacaagaacaacaccaaaatcaaagaaagaaggggaagacttggaaaggagctcatcaagactacatgattgaagatcaagattataggatttgtctatgaatctctatctctctatatctttatttatgttttcttatgacttgagatttgcttttattatgaatatgcttggctaaaatctcttatcttagggattagattagatggatttgtaatggattgatttctttgttctatatatatcttgattgtgcttattgttatcttttcaagtcctagatttatctcttgtatgattggttggccaccttttgtgcatttctaatttgtgatttgaatcgggagaggataattacaatagattaggagtttgatacatatcatctcaataaaccgggaggttgagagttgggtgagggcttgttgatcttttgtgctcttgggagttataggttagaaattgaccggggacggcaattatgacccgtaatctactgttttagtcgtccgggagggggctaaaactagtggggagatcgccctagataagtaggccatatcaagatttatattgatttagattgaagttcattacgatccatcgaaatctagtccctaggataactttcattcgagtcattccccaatttattaactaagtttatcttgttgttattttatttacttgctttatttagctttgttttagttctcaatatctcttcatctttggtttgtctaaatagattgaaaacaacttattaataatatttagaagtttgaattcaccaatccttgtgggatacgaccttgcttccctatgttgcaactacaccgtatacttgcggcgtggtgaaaataatagcgaacaccatgatgaagaaagctcaaggtatttctactgctcttgtaacagaaacatattcagtttcgagatcttcccatcaatgggttgttgactcgggtgcaactgaccatgtttgttacaccttgcaggggttcctgTGGACAAGGGAGCTTAGTGGAGGCGAGTTGgcactctccatgggaaatgaagcaagcttacctgttgtttcaattggagatgtgaatttattgattgatggacatgttttagttttgagagatgtactctatgttccgggttttcggaaaaacttgatttctaccattcaattacgaaaatatggatattctgttcttttagaagacaATGCAGTATTCATTAAAGatggtcaagttttatttagaactgcggctgattctctttatactttttcatgtccattcgattattcttcatctgcttatactttgactacaaaccaaaagaagagaaaggctTCTTCTCTGgagaaccaaactcttctttggcacctaagattgggtcacatcaatctaagaaggatccaaagactggtttccgatggtatcttggagtctctccaagtagaaccaatcccagtctgcgaatcctgcatagagggaaagatgacgactcggcctttcaaggcaaaggggtatagggccaaagaagtgttggaactggttcattctgacttgtgtggacccatgtccactcaagctcgtggagggtacgagtattttgtcactttcattgacgattactcaaggtacggatacatttacttgttgcgctacaagtctgaatgttttgacaagtttcaaacattTAAGGCGGAAGTAGAAAAGCGACAtggtaaaagtatcaagtcattgcgatctgaccgcggtggcgaatacctcagtaacgagtttagagcatacttgttagaatctgggattacatctcagttgactacaccgggtacaccccaacagaatggtgtagcagagagaagaaatacgactcttctagaaatggttcgttcgatgatgagtttcaCTACTTTACCTATTTCCTTatggggatatgccttagaaacaattggttacattcttaacttagtgccttctaagtcggttgcaaagaccccgtccgagctgtggtcagggcgcaagccttctcttaaccacatcCGGGTTTGGGGCAGTCCAGCACACGTGCTGAACAAGGATGCCGATAAGTTGAGCCCTAGAACTAAAGTAaagctgtttataggatatcctagaggaacgaaaggtggttatttttattgtcctaaggatcagaaagtcgttattagcactaatgcaagattcttggaagaggactatGTAAATAATCACAAAAGTAGGAGCGAAATCATCCTCGGTGAGGTCAAAGACATTGGCACGACAAGTCAACCAActcagccaattgtgcaagatgtagtaccCCAAGTCTCATCAGAAAATGCACAAGTTGtcgatactgaatctgcaatAGTGCCACGTCGTAGTGAGAGGGCATCAAAGGGCAAACCGCCCAATCGATATGCGTTTGTCAATGAATCTACGGATTCAGTTGATGATGGGCTTGTCgaagaagatccctggacttactcagaagcactagcagatccagatgctcttgaatgggaagcatgtatagtttctgaatatgaatccataactgccatggatgtatacgagaaatgtttgctacctgttggtcgtgaggccattggttgcaaatgggtatacaaacgcaAGAGAGGACCAGACGAGAAGGTTACGGCCTTCAAAGCGAGACTAGTGGCGAAGggttatactcaacgacctggtatcgattatgaggaaactttttcgctagtagccatgcttaagtctattcgagctctcttggccatggctgcccatatgaacctagaggtgtggcaaatggatgtcaagaccgcattcttgaatgggtatcttgaggaagatagagacatctatatgctacaaccagaggggttcatcaaggaaggtgaggagcatctagtgtggaagctcaagaagtccatttatggacttaagcaagcttcacgatcctgGAACAAACGTTTCGATGACGTGGTCAAAACCTATGGTTTTGAGCAATGTGTCAACGATAGTTGTGTTTATAGGGTCTGTATCGATGGGAGTCTGGTAttccttatactctatgtggacgacatacttctcattagcgataatgtgaatgtattgtctggcattaaggagtggttatcccaacagttttaaatgaaggatctgggagaggcagcatatattctcgggataaagattggtcgtgaccgatctaagagaatgttgagtttgtctcaaacatcctacattgacactgttttggcgcggttcagcatgcagaatgccaagaaaggttttctacctttcagacatggtgttccactatctaaggcaatgtgtcccacaacgcctgaggagatagcgagcatgaagataattccctatgcctcggctgtgggaagtctcatgtatgcaatgcagTGTACCAGGCCTGATATTTGTTTTTTCGTTGGCATTGCAGCAAGATATCAGgcgaatccaggtcaagctcattggactgctgtaaagcacatactcaagtaccttaaacggactaaggagtatgcgctagtttaccagtctgatgatctgacaccggtagggtatgtggacgccgattatcaaggtgataaggacaagatgcggtctactactggctatgtgtttaagtttgggggcggagccattgtgtggagaagtgtaaagcagaaatgcaattcactatccaccatggaagccgagtatgtagctgcttgtgaagctgctaaagaggctgtatggctcaggaacttcctaactgagattgatgtgattcctagtttgccgaagtgcatcacaatttattgtgataacgaggctgctattgcgaatagcaaggattcaagatgtcatcaatccatgaagcacattgatggcaagtatcattacattcggtctGTAGTTAAGCATGGTAATGTAGCTTTGATGcatattgcgggagttgataatctggctgatcatttcacgaagagtcttcctggtgcggtgttcaacaagcatgttgaaggccttggagttcgtggcctccctatactaaattaaactttagtataagtgggagattttataatagctagaggatattatcagtttatcagtcacattgtatactaaaagtttgctttagtataagtgggagaattgaagggttgtatactgaaagcaagactttatgcttgtatacattgattcttTGGTTCActatgattcttctatctgaaatattgttattgcataatcctattatagtccaatttatctcatactatagattatatgctgtgttgtagatcacagaagatcatataatcgAAAAAAgatgagatataaattgagttcacaatcgaggcaactgtGGACGaattgctggtttagattgtagcataaatggataaatagtttgtcttggctatttatttatgctagtaccttcgtgtattgaacaagatcacagtgagatgaattcttatattctaactaattaagaatcaagatctcggcggcttaaatagtcttaaccttagttggattaatcggtgtgaataatatattgactattgctttgatttatcatgggtgagagttctcttgaaactcaatatactcgatactttgggtgatagcaattattatttgacatgcgattatattgcaataaggaaccgtgtcctgctaataacaggatgataatatcctctcgaggaacttaataagtttatcgtattaaaccctgcaggtggaattagttccgatacgataataagtttaagtggtagcactcgagatgtcgtttattattaagcgactaattaattaattaattgaccgtcagagaaattaattaattaatggatattggatatcttaaacacggggattaattaagtctaatactagccccgactcacctaaagaataaagaggtaattcaatattaattttctagtggaataaattaatacctgtgtctcgattttattctgggctgaataagaaaatcgagcactgggaggccaaactttattcaagctagtagatccccgcttggcccaataaaggttcAACTCCTTAAGTGGGCGTCCCCTCCTCTCTTAAGCCTTCGGGCTTggtttgatttaattatgttttgggcttattatttaggtatgtctaatacctagtataagtaataagacaaccctaaacctaattaaCTATCATCATACACGTGAGAGCAAGATTGAGAGGGAGTAGACGCCAACTTTGAGGGAGAGGGCTTGAAGcacgttgccacccaacgtcgagctctaccgtgggaacaagttggaagatcaacactggagtctttGATCGTCGAATTTGCAAGTAAGTTTCGTACCCTTGCAATAGGCACttgtgatttttgtatgtacttgtttGGCATCCGGAATGGGTCACGGGCTAATGGATCATACGTCAAACTATGGTTCCTTCACTTTCCATAGATGGTCCCAATGTTTAAAGCTAAGTAGCCACAGATGTCAAACAAGCACATATTTATCCAAGAAGATAATGTCGAATCCCACATAAAACCTGATGATCCAGACTTTCTAGTGGTTGCAAATACTGATGGATTTAAAATCCAACTAGTATGCCAGCCAGCTAATTCGTCGGATACAAATGTGAATAATCTAGGGTTTTTCAAAGCTGTACAAACACtgaaagattaaaaaaaaaccaGCAAGTAATGTGGAAGAGTTACTAAATAATGTGAAAGATGCATGTGACGAATACCCACCAGAGAAGCTAAACCATGTGTTCCTCACTTTGCAAAGCTGTTATCACGAAATAATCAAGGCAAAGGGTGAGAATAACTAAAAAATTCTCCACATGAACAAAGACAGACTCACAAGACAAGGCATGCTACCAGATTGTATTCAAGTTGAAGAAGCACTTGTAAGGGAAAGTCTAGAGTTCCTGCAGTTGGAGTCAAGTGAAgaaggtgaaatttacaacattGGAGATGTCATAGAAGAGTTGAATCAAGTGGGAATTACTGACTAGAAACCTATAGAGTAGTGCAGGGTTTACAGATACAAACACCATGCAACAATCTTTTGAGGTGTTTGCAATGTAAATCAATTTTTGTATGCATAATTGTCCCTGCATATTTTAGCATCATTGACATTGTCATTTTTGTTTAAACCCAACCACCAAAACTAGAATAGAAACCATTTCTAGTGGTGGCTGATTTAAACAAACCCTCAGACTATCAAAGTAATCATAGGGACATATCACATACCTCAAGTGTAGTACAAACCCTATCCAATATCCTCGGACTTAAAGAGTCTTCACAGGGACACAAATGGCCTCACAGAGGCTCATGAAAACATAAATGGCATCACAGAGGCTCATGGAAACAAAAAATGCAACACTGGGACACATGCATACACAAATGGCATGGGAAAATCATCATAGAAACACTAATAGCCTCACCAGCCATCCCCCACCATAAAGCTAATAGAAAAATCACataaggcatcaccagccatccCCTACCATAAACCTAACAGAAAAATCACATAAGGCATTACCAGCCATCCTACCAAAGAAATGTAAACGACATCACCTGATTAGATGAGAGATAGCACACTAGGGTAGAATATCCCTAGGATTTTTAGATACGAGATTCGCTCGGCCTCCGACCTCTCTCATCTTAGAGATGTTGGCGGTGGAGGGGCCTCCAGCATCGCCCCGGTTGCTAACCATGTGTTGTAGCGGCGTCAGGGAGAATGCATTTGGTGATGCCAACATATTTGGTGTACTTGTCAGACTCGTACAATGAGAAATCCTAGATCTCCGATTCCGGCAGCATCGACACAAATCTAGAGAGAGGGAAGCCCGCCACTTTGGATTTCGGCATCGTCGACGCCGACTCAGAGGGATCGAAGCCTGGGAACTCAGTTTTCGGCACGAACATCACCGTTTCAGAGAAATCGAAACCCGCCTCTTCGGATTCCGGCATCGTCGACGCCGACTCAGAGGGATAGAAGCTTGGGAACTCAGTTTCCAGCACGAACATCACTATTTCAGAGCAATCGAAACTCGCCTCTTCTGATTCTGGCATCGTCGACGCCGATTCATAGGGATCGAAGCTTGGGAACTCGGTTTCAAAACAATCGTGTCttcatttataaattgagaCATAGAGTCGACAACAATACCCTCCATCGATGAATATGGTGGAATTTTTGGTGAGAGATTCATCGAACGAAGAACAGATGTTAGGGTTTGAAGAAATCTCTAGAACAAGTTAAGTGAAGAGGCAGCTGACCCTAAATATTTAAGGGTTTGAAGAAAAGTTGGTGCGtagttttacaccaaaaatatccggcggtcagccggtatgcccacactgcgcagacagcagtaagcaagatcgtctcccaagggatcggcgagaattctcctaaaattcaACCTGTAAAGAAACTTAAGAAACGAAATTATggggaaaaaaaatatgaaaatactaaaataaaaataattaaataaaattcaaaagaatTACAATGGTTCTAATCCTAAAGAATAAATAGAAAACTctaacaattaataaagaatttcagcaatcaattaagtcaaccctagcttaattattctgatcattgatgcaaatataactttaattcatgcaagcaaaccagttataaccaccgaagacgcttctgacgtgatcttatttcccCTTAATTATTCGATAatcaggaagacgcttcactaatgactaccctaatcgactgacaaccgtaagagacgctctataggtttaatgagccgacaacattaattactagagaaacccgattcaaaaccaataaactctgacgcaggattattgaattaagactgtttttcccttgaccctgatgtgtcaatttaccactaatcaaatctaaaccacaattacggatgacCGGTTCAATTGactgtataattaattctaacccactaaatattgcacactacctaatggattaaaacaattaatgacGATAAACACGGAGAATCacagatacaagcataaaattaagtataagaacaaattagatctcacaAAATAATCTTGCTAGTGCTTCATTAATCGTTGCTGGAGTAAAAGAAATTAGCTAGaacacataaataaaataaatcaagaaaaACAAATAAGAAATTGCGAGAAAGAATAAAAGAAAGATAAAACTTGAATAATTGCTGAAGAATGCGTCTCCCTCCTGTTCCAAAagttgtgtgcgtgtgtattatctcaaaacataagtatatatataaactaaacAAACCTAATTCTAATGATGGAAGGAAAAGTGGCGCTAGGCCCTCcaatcaacaaaataagttccaGCCCAAAACAAACTAAAACTGATCCActaaaagacaaaataagaatcAGCCCACAAAATCAATTTCTCGCCAATCTTGAATTTCGGACATCTCAGACGGTATGGGCACGCCGTCCGGCTTGCGTGTACAGATTCTTTCTTCACAGCTTAAGacttcaaaactcttctcaaaaGCAAGTcttttctccaaaacctatcaatAACCATCAAAAAGATTTATTAGTTCCACAATTAAttccaaaagataataataagcaGGAACTATGCATTAAAATCAACAAAAAACATTCAAAATATGCGTATAAAATATGCCCAAtcaaactcccccacacttaaacaaTGCTCGCCCTCGAGCATAAGAAGAACAAAACAAAAGGAAGAACAAAACTCAAGACTCAAAACAAGACAAGACAAGACTCAGCTAACAACGACTAGCCATGGCAACAATCACAACAAGCAAATCTCAAGGTTAGGACAAGATACAATCATCCTTTCCTCAAACCATTCTTGGAATCAACAAATATGTGCATTCACCCTTCATTCGAATCAAAGTGTGCAAATCAATCCAGCCTCACCAAGTTCGCTCAATTCTCTCAATATCAAAAGGTAAGGTAAATTCACACACATGCAACTCGACTCTATCCATTATAAGTTTGCCACTATGTCAATATCTCTAATTCGAAAACTGAACTCATCCATGAATCAATAGGTCTTTCCACgaggttgtaatggggctagggTGCGTAGGTAGGATAAACAAAAGTGGATAAACAAGGCTAATAAAACCAACAAAATGCAAGTAGTTCACCACATTTGAATCCCAAAATTAAACTCAATCAAATCAATCCTTATTCCCAATACATAAGCATTCAAACTCCAacattttcttttccttcttttctcttttttcgttttttttttcttttttcttcttttttctctttttttttgcataaggtacttttcatgatttttttttgaactaACATCATAACATCACCTCATTCTTAAACAACCAACAACCTCTTTTGTCAATTTCAATCCTCAATCATTCCAACCAAGCACTAAATTTCAATCAACCTTATTCTTCCAACAAAGTAATATCACAAAACAAACCACTTGCATCATGTTGGAAAGGGACAAAGCAAGGCTAAAAAAATGCTAATGGCTAAAATTTTCGAGGCTTCAatcatatataataatataaaaggGTCAAGGCTTCAAAATGGCTTACTAATGATATTGCAAGGTATGAAATTTTTTAAGGCCAATGAGGTTCATTCCTAATGCCTAAATCACTTTCACAATAGAGTccaattctaaaaaaaattgattatgaCAACATGGCAAACCGAATATCAAGAAGTGAAGTATGCATAACACTCATCAAAGAACAAGCAAGGAGCATTCAAGTTATTGCTCAAAAGGCTCATTCCTCACTATATGAGTGGTTTTCAACAAAATTGTTCAATTTGCACATTCGTCATCCTCAAACACATATGGGTTTCAACACATTTTCATATCATCCAAGAAAACAACCATACAATTCATATCAATATGCTCATCCTAACAAATCAAAATGCTCGCATGAAAAGTTGCCATAGACAGACTCACAAAcaccaaacaaaaacaaaaacaaaacgagCACACAGACTCAAGACAAAAGACATAaaaactcccccacacttaaacaaCACAATGTTCTCATTGTGTGGGGAAATACTAAGAACAAAGacacaaaacaaagaaagcataaaagacaagaaaaagaaaaagaaaaaaaaaacgaaagaaAACTAAAAAGAACTTCCCTGAAACTGGATCAATAATCAGGTGGTTTCAATTTCCGCTTTGGTAGTTTCACAATTGAAGGCACAAGTGGTTCAATGTTGGTCAGTATGGGCATACCGCGCGACAGATGCCAAGTGTGAACTTCATTGGTGGAGTTCGACTGCACTTTACACCCTTGAATTTCATCATAACATTCTGGTGGTTCTTTATTCATCGTGAACATTTTCAGAATCTCCCTGCCACATTCTTTATTCTTATTTTGAGCCAACGTGAAAGGAAAAGTGAGAGAAATTAACGCCttagaattataaattttaGATTCAACACTTACATCGGAAGAAGAAATATTTTCATATTGTTGTGCCTCTTCAACAACTTCATCGTTTTGAGCACTTTCTTGCTCTTCCTTCTCCTTTTCATCTTCCATGGGCTTTGGATCAAATAAGTCTTCCTCACTCATGAAATTCACGGCATAAACATATTCCTTGGGATGTACTTCTTCTTGAGATGGAATTTTTCCATGATTGGCTTGCAACTTGTTCACTTGAGTGGTGAGTTGAGTGATCTGTGTGCCCATACTACCCAACGCAGCCTGCGTCTCTTGCTGGAAAGCTTGCTGACTTTGTACCAGATTATTAATAATCTGACTGCTCTGTTCTAGATTTTTAAGAATATCGCTCATACTGGGTTCTGGACGGTCGGTATGGCCATACCGCCCAGCCTGCGGCTGTGCGCTGGTGAAAAATTCAGGCGAATGATTCCAGCTGAAATTTGGATGATTATCCTTCTGAATTTGAGCTCCAACAAAGCCTCTAACTAAGGAAGTTAGAACATCGAGTTTCTCATTCACACATGCATCTTCTGCTCTGTTGACCGGCCTGTACCTATCATCATTCTCATCCTCATATTGTTGACCATTGGAGACCATATCAAAAATCAATTGTTTTGCTTCATCTAAGGTCTTGTTGGTCAAACTTCCTCCAGAAGCAGCATCAACAATCCTCCTGtcaaaagaagacataccacgataaaaaataattaatgagcaACTGATAAtcagaaaatccgtggttaggaCATCTATGACATAATTGTTGAAATCGCTCCCAATAATCAGACAAACACTCCTGCTGCCTCTGCTTGATGCCACTAATAGCTATTCTTAGATTTGCAGCCTTTGATTCTGGAAAGAATTTACGCAAGAACTGCTCCTCTAAGTCGTTCCAAGTTCTGATTGAGCCAGGTGATAGATCAAGCAACCAATCTCGAGCTCTACCCTGCAATGTATAAGGAAAAGTTAGTAATCTTAAATGATCTTCAGAAAAACCTTGAGGACGTAACGTAGTGCAAACTAAATCAAATTCAGCCAGATGCTTGTGTGCACTCTCTCCAGGTAGATCACCAAACTTGGGTAGCACTTGAATGAAATCGGGCTTGATTTCAGCATTTTGATTAATTGTGGGCAACACAATGCATAGCGGATGATTTCTCTTGTGGCGGCCCAACTCTCTTATCAACGGTGGTGGTGGTAAAATATCATCACCGTCATCATCCCCATCTTCAGACATATTTCAGCTTCAGCTCTAGATCAACatcaaacaaaaaagaaataaaataaagcaaaaTCAAAAAA comes from Salvia miltiorrhiza cultivar Shanhuang (shh) chromosome 3, IMPLAD_Smil_shh, whole genome shotgun sequence and encodes:
- the LOC131018850 gene encoding uncharacterized protein LOC131018850 is translated as MSEDGDDDGDDILPPPPLIRELGRHKRNHPLCIVLPTINQNAEIKPDFIQVLPKFGDLPGESAHKHLAEFDLGRARDWLLDLSPGSIRTWNDLEEQFLRKFFPESKAANLRIAISGIKQRQQECLRIVDAASGGSLTNKTLDEAKQLIFDMVSNGQQYEDENDDRYRPVNRAEDACVNEKLDVLTSLVRGFVGAQIQKDNHPNFSWNHSPEFFTSAQPQAGRYGHTDRPEPSMSDILKNLEQSSQIINNLVQSQQAFQQETQAALGSMGTQITQLTTQVNKLQANHGKIPSQEEVHPKEYVYAVNFMSEEDLFDPKPMEDEKEKEEQESAQNDEVVEEAQQYENISSSDVSVESKIYNSKALISLTFPFTLAQNKNKECGREILKMFTMNKEPPECYDEIQGCKVQSNSTNEVHTWHLSRGMPILTNIEPLVPSIVKLPKRKLKPPDY